The genome window TTATCCGTTTTTATCTGCGGTTAAATGCTTTTTTAAAGTACTGCGGGATTTCAGGAGATGGAGAGCGGTGCTGAACTGCAGGGGACCAAGGAAGGATCGAACCGGGTAACACCCCAAGCCAGCACTTCGGCAGGGGGAGCGGTTTCAAGGTCCAGAGGCAGCCGCTGGCCGAGGAAACGGAGGGCCGCACAGAGGAGAGCGGAAGCGGAAGGTTGCTGGTCGCCGCCTCCCGTAAGGGAGACGGCATTGTCGCGCTTGGAGAGTTTGGCGCTGCCCGGCCCGGTCACCAGCGGCAGATGGCCGTAGACGGGAGAATCGCAGCCGAGTAGCCGCTGCAGCAGGATCTGGCGTGGCGTAGAGGAGAGGAGATCGGCGCCCCGCACCACCTGGGTCACCCCCTGGGCCGCGTCGTCCACCACCACGGCGAGCTGGTAGGCGAACAGGCCGTCGGCCCGCTTCACCACGAAATCGCCGCAGGCCGTAGCCAGGTCGAAACGCTGCTCCCCCAGGAACAGGTCGTGGAAAACGGTCTCCTCTTCCCCCACCCGCACCCGGAAGGAGCGGGCCGTCTTGCCGGGAGAGAGCCCGCCCCGGCAGGTGCCGGGATAGACCGGTTCAACGTCGCCGTCATGGGGGGCGGAAGCGGTACGGGCGATCTCAGCCCGCGAGCAGCCGCAAGGATAGGCATGCCCCTCTGCCAGGAGCCGCGAGAGAACAGCCTCGTACGCCTCGTCCCGGCTGCTCTGCCGGAGCACCGGACCGTCCCAGGCAAAGCCGAGCGTCTCCAGGGTCCGCAGGATGTCGTCGGCCATGCCCGGAACCACCCTGGGCCGGTCCAGGTCTTCCATCCGGACGAGCCAGAGCCCCCCTGCCCGCTTCGCCATGACATAGCTCCCCACGGCCGCAACCAGGGAGCCGATGTGGAGCGGACCGGTGGGAGACGGCGCGAACCGGCCGACGACCGGCCTGTTTTCGGGGGAATGGGTCATGGGAAGGTGCCATGACCGTTGCCGGCGCCTCGGTTGCTCAAGAGGCGCCGGCAACGGTGCGAGAGTCTCAGGATCTTACGGCAGGAATGAGCAGCAGTAATCGGTAAGCGATAGGACCCGCATGGTGAAGGAGGAGTTGGCCGGCACCTGAAAGGATTCGCCACCGCCGATCCGGTCCCAGCCGGTGCTCCCCGGCATCTTCAGGTCCAGCTCGCCGGAAAGGATCTCCATGATCTCGGCTGCGCCGGTCGAGAACTCGTATTCGCCCGGCTGCATGATCCCCAGGGTCTTCTTGGTGCCGTCGGGAAAAAGGAGGGTGCGGCTGGTGACGCCGCCGGCAAAATAGACATTTGCCTCGCGGACGATGGTGACATTGGTAAATTCTGACATGCGCTGCTCCTTGTATCGTTTGGAAATGTGCCCGCTTACCGGCTGCCCATAATCGCCCGATTTGACCGTCGATGTCAAGACGAAGCCGTGCTAGCGACCATGGCCCATGATCCGGCTGATCCGTTCTGAGGTGACCGGGTGGCTGGCAAACAGGTCGCCCAGGCTCGACTGTTCCTCCTCCCCACCCTTCTCTCCCCGTTTCCGGTCGTATTCGGCCTGGAGCCGGGCCAGCATGTCGGCATAACGCTGCCGCGGGATCCGCCGGCGCACCAGGTAGTCGACCGCGGCATCGTCGGCCTCGTATTCGAATTCGCGCGAATACCGGGCATCGATCAGGCTGGTCGGGAGCGCGGCGGAGAGGGAGGTAATGGAGGTAACGTCACCGGTCACGGCGGCGATCAACAGGCCCGTGCCGGAGCTTTGCAGCACGTGGCGCAGAATATGGCGGTTGCGGACATGGCCCGCCTCGTGGGCGAGCACTGCCACGATCTCCTCGTCGTTCTTCGCCAGCTTAACCAGGCCGTCGGTGATGACGATAGTGCCGCCGGGAAGGGCAAAGGCATTGGCGCCAATCCTGTCGCTCTTGCGGAAATCGAGGAGGTACTCCTGTCCGCCGGGGAGGTCCTGCCGCATCCGGCTGAACAGCGCGGTCAGCTCCTTCTTGCGCGATTCGGGGAGCTGCGACGGCTGCATCACCAGCTTGTCGAGAAATGCCAGGGACTCTTTCCCCAGGCTCTTCTCCGTGGCCGGGGGGATGGCGAATGCCACCTGTTTCGCGATCGCCGGGATACCGTATTTGATGAAGGCGGCAATCACCCCCACGGTGAGCACCAGGGCGAGCAGCGCCAGGGTCATGCTCCGTTCCCAGCGGTTGAGCAGCCGCTGGAACAGCCCACCGGTCTCGTCCCCCAGGGCGAGGTCGATGGCGGAATCGTTGATGATCTCGCACAGGGCGCCATCGGCGAATCGGAGCGAACGGCGGGTATCGCCCACCGGCGCCGAGACCTTGACCCCGGCAAGGAGATAGTGCCGCTCCAGGCCTTCGCCGCGCAGGATCAGCTCATCCCCGGAGCGGACCACCGACACCAGCGTGCGTGCCGAACTCTTGCCGTCGTAGAAATAGCCGTTGACCAGGCTCATAGGGCGATGTCGATTCCGAACATATCGCCGATCTCCTCGCCGGCAGAGCCGACCGGGTCGGCAGCGGTGGCGGTGAAGGTCTCCAGGTCGTCGCTGAGATTGAGTGCCAGGTTGTCGAAGCGGTACCGGGCAAGCCGGATGGAGGCCCAGGGAATCAGGAGCCCCAGGGAGAAGATGATGGCCACGGCACTGGAAAGATAGAGCCATGCCATGTTCCGGACCCGCAGGGTGCTGACGAAGCGGCTCCCCTTGATCCGTGTCCTGTTCCAGGTGAGGTTTGCCAGCGCGGTCTGGACGTAGATGGCAAAATAGAGATAGATGGCGTTGATGGCGAGGAAAAAGATGATCACCAGGGCAGCGACCCCTTTCTTGATGGTCTCGTTGTCGCTCTCCATGTTGCCGAGGAAGAGCGGCGAAAATTCCCGCACCGTGGCGGAGAGGCAGAAGGCACCGACGGCGAACGCCGTTGCCAACAGCAGGAACCAGCCGATCGCCTTGAGAAAGACCAGGTAAAACTCCTTGGGCGTGGCGTCGAAGGTGCAGCCGGTCTTGCCGTAGGAGCTGTTCTCGATGACGAACCGCTTCTGGCGGTAGACCATGTAGGGGAGGATGAACCCGAGGGTGAAAGGGACCAGGATCGGCAGGCCGGCAAACACCAGATAGGCCTCGCGGTAGTCGGGACGGAAATTGAAGCGGATGTTGCGGTGCGCGGAGTTGCGCTGGTTGAACATGTGGGAGCGGACGATCAGCCAGGGCATGGCGATGAAGAAGGTAAGACCGCAGATCCCCGACAGAACGGGGCTCACGTTGGTTCCAATGGTGTAGAGGATGAAGAACCCGGCACCGATCAGCCACCCCTTGAACAGGGCCATGGGATCGGCGAGATACTCGAAGGAGGCGCTGTTGAGCAGGGTGTTGCCGTAGAAATAGCGCTTCTTGCGCACCTTGGCCCAGGCGGAATAGATGCCGAAGGAAAGCATCTTAAGCAGGGTGTTGACGATCCAGATGCCGAAATACTCGCGGGCATCGCCGTTAAAGGAAAAATGGAGCAGGCGCTGGGTGCGTGACCGGGGAGCTGCCGGGGGGGGCATCCCTTCGGGGGCGGCAGGTGATGGGGGTTGAGGCGGGGGGGGCGGCTCTGCAGCAGAGGCCGTGCCGACCTCCGTGATGGCGGCTGCCAGCTCGAAGGAGTTACGGCACGAAGGGCAGGTAGCCCTGACGACTCCATCGGGGATGGCCGACTCGTTCATGGCCCTGCTGTAGCCGCAATGCGGGCAGGTGATTGTCACGCGAAGCATCGAGCCCTCCCTGGAAACTGTTGATCCATGAAAGAGCTTATCGGCAGGTGGGATAAGCTACTGTAACTCAGGCGGTACCAGCCAGTTCCAGCCGCCCGCCCCAGCGCCGGACCAGTTCGGCCCTGAGCCCGGCATGCTCCGGCAGGGCCAGTTCCGGGTCGCGCTCGACAACGGCGAACGCCTCTTTGCGGGCCTCTTCCAGAATCCCGGCATCGCGCAGGATATTGGCGATGCGGAAATCGGGCAGGCCCGACTGGCGGGTGCCGAGGAAATCGCCAGGTCCGCGGATCGCCAGGTCCTCCTCGGCGATGCGGAAGCCGTCGGTGGTCGCCTCCATCACCTTGAGCCGCTGCTGGCCATCCTCGGAGAGCTTGTGGGAGGCGAGCAGGATGCAGCGTGATTTGTCGCTCCCCCGCCCCACCCTCCCCCGGAGCTGGTGGAGCTGGGAGAGGCCGAACCGCTCGCTATGCTCGATCACCATCATCGTGGCATTGGGGACGTCGATCCCC of Geobacter sp. contains these proteins:
- a CDS encoding tRNA glutamyl-Q(34) synthetase GluQRS, with protein sequence MTHSPENRPVVGRFAPSPTGPLHIGSLVAAVGSYVMAKRAGGLWLVRMEDLDRPRVVPGMADDILRTLETLGFAWDGPVLRQSSRDEAYEAVLSRLLAEGHAYPCGCSRAEIARTASAPHDGDVEPVYPGTCRGGLSPGKTARSFRVRVGEEETVFHDLFLGEQRFDLATACGDFVVKRADGLFAYQLAVVVDDAAQGVTQVVRGADLLSSTPRQILLQRLLGCDSPVYGHLPLVTGPGSAKLSKRDNAVSLTGGGDQQPSASALLCAALRFLGQRLPLDLETAPPAEVLAWGVTRFDPSLVPCSSAPLSIS
- a CDS encoding DUF1255 family protein, with product MSEFTNVTIVREANVYFAGGVTSRTLLFPDGTKKTLGIMQPGEYEFSTGAAEIMEILSGELDLKMPGSTGWDRIGGGESFQVPANSSFTMRVLSLTDYCCSFLP
- a CDS encoding M48 family metalloprotease, with protein sequence MSLVNGYFYDGKSSARTLVSVVRSGDELILRGEGLERHYLLAGVKVSAPVGDTRRSLRFADGALCEIINDSAIDLALGDETGGLFQRLLNRWERSMTLALLALVLTVGVIAAFIKYGIPAIAKQVAFAIPPATEKSLGKESLAFLDKLVMQPSQLPESRKKELTALFSRMRQDLPGGQEYLLDFRKSDRIGANAFALPGGTIVITDGLVKLAKNDEEIVAVLAHEAGHVRNRHILRHVLQSSGTGLLIAAVTGDVTSITSLSAALPTSLIDARYSREFEYEADDAAVDYLVRRRIPRQRYADMLARLQAEYDRKRGEKGGEEEQSSLGDLFASHPVTSERISRIMGHGR
- a CDS encoding DUF898 family protein; this encodes MLRVTITCPHCGYSRAMNESAIPDGVVRATCPSCRNSFELAAAITEVGTASAAEPPPPPQPPSPAAPEGMPPPAAPRSRTQRLLHFSFNGDAREYFGIWIVNTLLKMLSFGIYSAWAKVRKKRYFYGNTLLNSASFEYLADPMALFKGWLIGAGFFILYTIGTNVSPVLSGICGLTFFIAMPWLIVRSHMFNQRNSAHRNIRFNFRPDYREAYLVFAGLPILVPFTLGFILPYMVYRQKRFVIENSSYGKTGCTFDATPKEFYLVFLKAIGWFLLLATAFAVGAFCLSATVREFSPLFLGNMESDNETIKKGVAALVIIFFLAINAIYLYFAIYVQTALANLTWNRTRIKGSRFVSTLRVRNMAWLYLSSAVAIIFSLGLLIPWASIRLARYRFDNLALNLSDDLETFTATAADPVGSAGEEIGDMFGIDIAL